A region of Moorena producens PAL-8-15-08-1 DNA encodes the following proteins:
- a CDS encoding type I polyketide synthase gives MNNISQTSQQNFLSQKMLQTLKEMRSRLEAVNNAKTEPIAIVGMACRFPGGANDPSTYWNLLHDGIDAIRPVPPERWDVSANYDPDPEVPGKSYTKEGGFIDQVDQFDPLFFGISPKEAVSLDPQHRLLLEVTWEALENSGQTWSNLKNSQTSVFMGISTDDYSALSINQNQNGAGTYSVLGNNRSIGVGRISNLLGLQGSNIQVDTACSSSLVAIHLACQSLRSGESHLALVGGVNLILSPISTIGRCQLKALSPDGRCKTFDASANGYGQGEGCGIVVLKRLSDAISDGDSILALIRGSAVNHDGPSSGMTAPNRMAQKQVIQQALTNAKLEPHQISYLEAHGTGTSLGDPIEIEALAEVYGKNRPADQPLIVGSVKTNIGHLEAAAGVSSLIKVILALQHQEIPPHLHLQQPNPHVDWDRLPIKIPTSLIPWSGEGKPRLAGVSSFGMGGTNAHIVLEEAPTEVRSQKSEVRSEEYLERPVHILTLSGKTEKALEDLVSSYQNYLETHPELALADVCYTASTGRVHFNHRLGVIASEPKELIEKLLGWKTESELVGVFSGQPNSESPQIAFLFTGQGSQYINMGRQLYEKAPTFRQALEQCDQILKPDLETSILEIIYPKDAQKLSILDQTAYTQPAIFALEYALFKLWDSWGIKPNVVMGHSVGEYVAATVAGVFSLEDGLKLIAMRGKLIQQLPSGGEMVSVMASESQVTEAIKEYSSQVTIAAVNGPESIVISGNSGAIATICDTFKNMGIKTKQLQVSHGFHSPLMEPMLTEFEAVAKQVTYNEPKIPLISNVTGTEVGAEITTAEYWVTHVRQPVRFAQSMKTLEEQGYETFLEIGSKPILLGMGRQCVTEDVGEWLPSLRPGVDEWQQMLSSLGKLYVKGVKIDWSGFDSDYNRQKVALPTYPFQRERYWVETNNNFWPQQQFSQGKNLHPLLGQKLNCAGEQQIFASQIGENSPNYLKDHRVFNQALFPTTGYLEIAIAAGNHQLKTPQIVIEDLTITRGWILPTGELTNAQTILIPTDNQSYKFQIFSQLEQQEWILHTTGKIRKESTPPIQTKIDLEKYKSECNQTIEVKQHYQKCQQIGIDFGKSFQGIQQLWSGSNQALGYIKLPEELITQTNDYNFHPALLDAALQVMSHARPATDNNKTYLPVGIEEFRVYKNPGLSIWAYASVISREVETPESLTTIVTIVTPEGEIIAKLKGLQVKLATKQTLLGTETESIENWLYEVEWRNQGILGKLLPPDFLIPPIEINQKLTPTLTELVTQVDNETTVSVQTSLEELSRDYIVQALQEMGWSYKPAESFAFDVAAQKLGVVPTHRPLFKRLLQILTESGILKSNNRQWEIAQTLPEVKPTEKISSLQKKYPEETAALTLLSRCGSKLSGVLRGAIDPVQLVFPQGDLSTATQLYEESTVALVMNTIVEKSITKAIEKLPKSRGLRLLEIGAGTGGTTSYILPHLNPHQTEYTFTDIGALFTAKAQDKFRDYKFIKYQTLDIEVDPTTQGVEAHHYDVIIAANVLHATTDMKQTLSHVRELLADGGMLVLYEATAKTIWVDLVFGLLEGWWKFRDYELRPDYPLLSRDKWHHVLRETGFTEVVTMPEVEGMAETLSGQTVIVAQGSPTKLEPRNDGSKSWLILADSQGVGQQLATLLRSVGEVCTLVFAGEKYQQIAPGEFSINPNLAKDFEEVIETVAGKSPSLYGVVQCWTTEAGVGQGINSEELGSLSKLGCGTSLYLVQALVKGGLSTVPRLWLVTSGAQAVPDNYPVIPGVAQSSVWGMGKVISWEHPELNCTRIDLDPEETLEGQADALFKEIWSEDREDQVAWRGDGRYVARLVGSRHRQLVAQQADGKTQKPLSFRSGASYLITGGMGALGLLVANWMVSKGAKHLILLGRRSPDDATRKKITELEMAGAEVVVEKADVTDLESMKGVWQRIEESNRPLGGVIHSVMVLSNGVLRNQTWSSFEQVMEPKVQGAWHLHQLTQSQPLDFFVLFSSATSLLGSLGQGMANYSAANGFLDGLAHYRRTMGLPGLSIHWGVVSQVGRAAGRDADMTAMLSKNGMGVISPAQLLESLELLMSGSDVEVGVLPIEWSLWQERVAQWPFLADWQETILEVAQPSKSDFLLKLEAKPPNERRLLLVAHVRRQVAQVLGISDPESIAMDTGFFDLGMDSLTSVELRNKLQSSLKLSLPSTIALDYPKIKDMVNYFAKDLLILEENDSDKVNSDSQQNLQIDRIAKELAEKLGGI, from the coding sequence GTGAATAATATTTCTCAAACAAGCCAACAAAACTTCTTATCGCAGAAAATGCTTCAAACTTTGAAGGAGATGCGAAGTAGGCTGGAAGCAGTAAACAATGCCAAAACGGAACCGATCGCAATTGTTGGTATGGCCTGTCGATTTCCAGGAGGAGCTAATGACCCATCAACATACTGGAACTTATTACATGATGGTATAGATGCAATTAGACCAGTTCCTCCTGAGCGTTGGGATGTGAGCGCTAATTACGATCCAGACCCAGAAGTTCCCGGGAAAAGCTACACTAAAGAAGGGGGCTTTATAGATCAAGTTGACCAGTTTGACCCTCTGTTTTTTGGTATCTCTCCAAAAGAAGCAGTTAGTTTAGACCCTCAGCACAGATTACTTTTAGAAGTAACATGGGAAGCACTGGAAAATTCTGGACAAACCTGGTCAAACCTTAAGAATAGTCAGACAAGTGTATTCATGGGAATTTCCACAGATGACTATTCTGCTCTGAGTATCAATCAAAATCAAAATGGAGCAGGTACTTACTCAGTTCTTGGTAATAATAGAAGTATTGGTGTAGGTCGTATTTCTAATCTCTTAGGTTTGCAAGGGTCTAATATACAGGTAGATACAGCTTGTTCAAGTTCTTTAGTTGCTATCCATCTTGCTTGTCAGAGCTTACGTTCCGGAGAATCACACTTAGCATTAGTGGGTGGAGTCAATTTAATATTATCGCCCATCAGCACTATTGGTCGTTGCCAATTGAAAGCACTATCCCCTGACGGTCGTTGCAAAACCTTTGATGCTAGTGCAAATGGTTATGGTCAGGGAGAAGGATGTGGTATAGTTGTTTTGAAGCGTTTGTCCGATGCTATTTCTGATGGGGACTCAATCTTAGCTCTTATTCGAGGTTCTGCTGTTAATCACGATGGGCCAAGTAGTGGTATGACAGCTCCAAATAGAATGGCTCAAAAACAGGTAATTCAACAAGCTCTGACAAATGCCAAGTTAGAACCTCATCAAATTAGCTATTTGGAGGCTCACGGTACAGGAACTTCCTTAGGAGATCCAATTGAAATAGAAGCTTTGGCAGAAGTATACGGTAAAAATCGTCCAGCAGATCAGCCTTTAATTGTGGGGTCAGTCAAGACTAATATTGGGCATTTAGAGGCAGCAGCAGGTGTATCATCTTTGATAAAGGTTATTTTAGCGCTTCAGCATCAAGAGATACCGCCTCATTTACATTTACAACAACCTAACCCTCATGTAGATTGGGATAGATTACCAATTAAAATTCCTACTTCATTAATTCCTTGGTCTGGCGAAGGAAAACCAAGACTAGCAGGAGTTAGTTCCTTTGGTATGGGTGGTACTAATGCTCATATAGTTTTGGAAGAAGCTCCGACTGAAGTTAGAAGTCAGAAGTCAGAAGTCAGAAGTGAAGAATATCTAGAACGTCCGGTTCATATATTAACTCTGTCAGGGAAAACAGAAAAAGCTCTAGAAGATTTAGTCAGTAGTTATCAAAATTATCTAGAAACTCATCCCGAGTTAGCACTAGCAGATGTATGTTATACAGCTTCTACAGGCAGAGTGCATTTTAATCATCGGCTAGGGGTTATTGCTTCTGAGCCGAAGGAATTAATAGAGAAACTACTTGGGTGGAAAACTGAGTCAGAATTAGTTGGAGTATTTTCAGGACAACCAAATAGTGAAAGTCCCCAAATAGCCTTTCTCTTCACAGGCCAAGGTTCCCAGTATATAAATATGGGAAGACAACTGTATGAAAAAGCACCAACCTTCCGTCAAGCCTTAGAGCAATGTGATCAAATTCTCAAACCCGATCTAGAAACATCTATATTAGAAATCATCTACCCCAAAGATGCACAAAAGTTAAGTATTTTAGACCAAACAGCTTACACCCAACCCGCCATATTTGCCCTGGAATACGCCCTCTTTAAATTATGGGATTCATGGGGAATCAAGCCTAATGTAGTCATGGGTCACAGTGTAGGAGAATATGTAGCAGCAACCGTTGCAGGAGTATTTAGCCTAGAAGACGGTCTCAAACTAATAGCCATGCGAGGAAAGTTGATTCAACAGTTACCCTCTGGTGGTGAGATGGTATCGGTAATGGCATCAGAATCTCAGGTAACAGAGGCTATAAAAGAATATAGTTCCCAAGTAACAATAGCAGCAGTTAACGGACCAGAAAGTATAGTAATTTCTGGTAACAGTGGAGCTATAGCAACTATTTGTGATACATTCAAAAACATGGGAATTAAGACCAAACAATTACAGGTGTCCCATGGCTTTCACTCCCCATTAATGGAACCAATGTTAACCGAATTTGAAGCAGTGGCTAAACAGGTCACCTATAATGAACCAAAAATACCACTAATATCAAATGTTACAGGTACTGAAGTAGGTGCAGAAATAACCACTGCTGAATATTGGGTAACTCATGTGCGTCAACCAGTAAGATTTGCCCAGAGTATGAAAACTCTGGAAGAGCAAGGATATGAAACCTTCCTGGAGATAGGCTCTAAGCCGATATTGTTAGGAATGGGCAGACAATGTGTAACAGAAGACGTAGGAGAATGGTTACCATCATTGCGTCCAGGAGTGGATGAATGGCAACAAATGCTATCGAGTTTAGGAAAATTGTATGTAAAAGGAGTCAAAATAGATTGGTCAGGGTTTGACTCTGATTATAATCGTCAGAAAGTAGCCTTACCCACATATCCATTCCAACGGGAACGTTATTGGGTAGAAACCAACAACAACTTCTGGCCTCAACAGCAATTTTCCCAAGGGAAAAACCTCCATCCCCTATTAGGTCAAAAGCTAAATTGTGCAGGGGAACAACAAATATTTGCATCACAAATAGGAGAAAACTCCCCCAACTATCTGAAGGATCACCGAGTATTTAATCAAGCACTATTTCCCACAACCGGCTACCTAGAAATAGCAATAGCAGCAGGAAATCACCAATTAAAAACACCCCAGATAGTAATAGAAGACCTAACCATAACTAGAGGATGGATACTACCAACAGGAGAATTGACAAATGCCCAAACCATACTCATCCCAACAGATAACCAAAGCTACAAGTTTCAAATATTTTCTCAACTTGAACAACAGGAGTGGATACTCCACACCACAGGAAAAATCAGAAAAGAGTCAACCCCCCCTATTCAGACAAAAATTGACCTAGAAAAATACAAGAGTGAATGTAATCAAACAATAGAAGTCAAACAGCATTATCAAAAATGTCAACAAATAGGAATAGACTTTGGAAAGAGCTTCCAAGGCATTCAACAATTGTGGTCAGGTTCAAACCAAGCATTAGGTTATATCAAACTCCCCGAAGAATTGATAACACAAACAAACGACTATAATTTCCATCCAGCACTATTAGATGCCGCCTTGCAAGTAATGTCTCATGCACGGCCAGCAACGGATAATAACAAAACTTATCTGCCAGTAGGAATAGAAGAATTCAGAGTATATAAGAATCCAGGGCTGAGTATATGGGCCTACGCATCAGTAATCAGTCGAGAAGTGGAAACTCCAGAAAGTTTGACTACTATTGTCACCATAGTAACTCCAGAAGGAGAAATAATTGCCAAGCTCAAAGGTTTACAAGTCAAACTAGCAACAAAACAGACCCTACTGGGAACAGAAACCGAATCAATAGAAAATTGGTTGTATGAAGTAGAGTGGAGAAACCAAGGTATTTTAGGTAAACTACTACCACCAGATTTCCTCATACCTCCTATAGAAATCAACCAAAAATTAACTCCTACTCTGACAGAATTAGTAACTCAGGTAGATAATGAAACAACAGTGTCTGTTCAAACAAGCTTAGAAGAATTAAGCAGAGATTATATAGTACAAGCATTACAGGAGATGGGTTGGTCATACAAACCAGCAGAAAGCTTTGCATTTGATGTAGCAGCCCAAAAATTAGGTGTAGTTCCTACCCATCGACCACTGTTTAAGCGTTTGCTGCAAATATTAACAGAGTCAGGAATACTCAAGTCAAATAATAGGCAGTGGGAAATAGCACAAACCTTACCTGAAGTCAAGCCGACTGAAAAAATCAGCAGTTTACAAAAGAAATATCCAGAAGAAACAGCAGCATTGACACTACTCTCTCGTTGTGGCTCTAAACTAAGTGGGGTATTACGAGGAGCAATAGACCCAGTCCAGTTAGTGTTCCCCCAAGGAGATTTGAGTACAGCGACTCAACTATATGAAGAGTCAACAGTAGCTTTGGTGATGAACACAATAGTAGAAAAATCCATCACCAAAGCTATAGAAAAATTACCCAAAAGCCGAGGGCTCAGGTTGTTGGAAATAGGAGCGGGAACAGGAGGGACTACAAGCTATATTCTACCTCATCTAAATCCCCATCAAACCGAATATACATTCACGGATATAGGGGCATTATTTACAGCCAAAGCTCAAGATAAATTCCGGGATTATAAGTTCATCAAGTATCAAACTTTAGACATAGAAGTAGACCCGACAACTCAAGGAGTTGAGGCTCATCACTATGATGTAATTATTGCCGCTAATGTACTTCATGCAACGACAGATATGAAGCAGACGTTATCCCATGTGCGAGAACTATTAGCAGATGGGGGAATGTTGGTGTTATATGAAGCAACAGCTAAAACAATATGGGTAGATTTAGTATTTGGACTGTTAGAAGGATGGTGGAAATTCAGGGATTATGAATTACGACCAGATTATCCTTTGTTGAGTAGAGACAAATGGCATCATGTTTTGAGAGAAACGGGTTTTACTGAAGTAGTTACGATGCCAGAAGTGGAGGGAATGGCAGAAACCTTGTCAGGGCAAACGGTAATTGTAGCTCAAGGCTCTCCAACGAAGTTAGAACCAAGGAATGATGGTTCTAAGAGTTGGTTGATACTGGCAGACTCTCAGGGAGTAGGGCAACAGTTAGCGACCTTACTCCGCTCAGTAGGAGAGGTTTGTACTTTAGTATTTGCGGGAGAAAAGTATCAACAGATAGCTCCGGGAGAATTTAGTATTAATCCGAATCTTGCTAAAGATTTTGAGGAAGTAATAGAGACAGTGGCAGGGAAGTCACCATCATTGTATGGAGTGGTACAATGTTGGACGACTGAAGCCGGAGTGGGTCAAGGGATTAATTCTGAGGAGTTAGGAAGTTTGTCGAAGCTTGGGTGTGGGACGAGCTTATATTTGGTACAAGCATTGGTGAAAGGCGGGTTATCAACTGTCCCTCGATTATGGTTAGTGACAAGTGGTGCTCAGGCGGTGCCTGATAATTATCCGGTAATACCAGGAGTAGCTCAATCTTCGGTGTGGGGAATGGGGAAAGTGATTAGCTGGGAACATCCAGAGTTGAACTGTACTCGTATAGATTTGGATCCAGAGGAGACTCTAGAGGGTCAGGCTGATGCCCTATTTAAAGAAATTTGGTCGGAGGATAGGGAAGACCAGGTAGCATGGCGTGGGGATGGTCGTTATGTGGCTCGGTTGGTGGGTAGTCGTCATCGGCAATTAGTGGCACAACAAGCTGATGGTAAGACTCAAAAGCCTTTAAGTTTCCGTTCTGGAGCTAGCTATTTGATTACAGGAGGTATGGGAGCTTTAGGCTTACTGGTAGCTAATTGGATGGTGTCAAAGGGGGCTAAACATTTGATATTGTTAGGACGCCGTTCACCGGATGATGCTACTAGGAAAAAAATAACAGAGTTAGAAATGGCAGGAGCAGAAGTGGTGGTGGAAAAGGCCGATGTGACTGATTTGGAGTCGATGAAAGGGGTGTGGCAGAGGATTGAGGAGTCAAACAGACCCTTAGGAGGAGTGATTCATTCTGTGATGGTGCTATCAAATGGAGTGCTACGAAATCAGACTTGGTCTAGTTTTGAACAGGTGATGGAACCGAAAGTTCAAGGTGCTTGGCACTTGCATCAATTGACTCAAAGTCAACCATTAGACTTCTTTGTGCTGTTTTCTTCAGCAACATCTCTGTTGGGTTCATTGGGTCAGGGCATGGCAAATTATTCTGCTGCTAATGGGTTTCTTGATGGTTTAGCTCATTATCGTAGAACTATGGGATTACCGGGATTGAGTATTCATTGGGGTGTAGTTTCTCAAGTGGGACGGGCGGCCGGGCGAGATGCAGATATGACCGCTATGCTCAGTAAGAATGGGATGGGTGTAATATCTCCGGCTCAGCTATTGGAGTCTTTGGAACTATTGATGAGTGGTTCGGATGTGGAAGTAGGGGTGTTGCCTATTGAGTGGTCTCTGTGGCAGGAGAGAGTGGCACAGTGGCCGTTTTTAGCGGATTGGCAGGAAACTATATTGGAGGTGGCCCAACCATCGAAGTCAGATTTTCTGTTAAAGTTGGAGGCTAAACCACCTAATGAGCGTCGCTTGTTGTTGGTGGCTCATGTGCGTCGTCAAGTGGCTCAAGTGTTGGGGATTAGTGATCCTGAATCAATTGCAATGGATACAGGTTTTTTTGATTTGGGTATGGACTCTTTGACTTCTGTGGAGTTGAGGAATAAGTTGCAAAGTAGCTTGAAGCTATCGCTTCCATCAACTATAGCTTTGGACTACCCTAAAATTAAAGATATGGTAAATTATTTTGCTAAAGATTTACTGATTTTAGAAGAGAATGACAGCGATAAGGTCAACAGTGATTCCCAGCAAAATCTTCAAATAGATAGGATTGCTAAAGAACTCGCAGAAAAATTAGGAGGTATTTAA